The Barnesiella intestinihominis YIT 11860 genome includes a window with the following:
- a CDS encoding M48 family metallopeptidase, with product MFVYRDEEFGEIYIRSDSRACRLIFRVKDNGLQITCPEGYAVNRVKSAVDDNREKLKVLVSRSVTIRKNRVLSTGDSIPCYGGDICLLPGVSNKFLFRYEGDCLQVFCPPGIDLNETNVRKTLSRGVGRFVYRRAQEVLPRRLNQISSRLGLPVVSVTIGRGRRKLGHCTRRGEIQLSFYLMYLPEELIDYVICHELAHLKYMDHSPLFHALCNRYCGGRELLLRKQLRSFVFLLY from the coding sequence ATGTTTGTTTATCGAGACGAGGAATTCGGGGAGATTTATATTCGTTCGGATAGTCGGGCGTGCCGTTTGATATTTAGAGTAAAGGATAATGGTTTGCAGATTACTTGCCCGGAAGGATATGCTGTAAACCGGGTGAAATCGGCAGTGGACGATAACCGTGAAAAACTGAAGGTGTTGGTGTCTCGAAGCGTGACGATACGGAAAAATCGAGTTTTGTCTACGGGCGATAGTATTCCTTGCTATGGAGGAGATATATGTTTATTGCCGGGTGTGTCGAATAAGTTTTTATTTCGGTATGAGGGTGATTGTTTACAGGTGTTTTGTCCTCCGGGAATCGATTTGAATGAGACGAATGTACGGAAAACGTTGTCGCGGGGAGTGGGGCGTTTCGTTTACAGAAGAGCGCAAGAGGTTTTACCTCGGAGGCTGAATCAAATCTCGTCGAGATTGGGGTTGCCAGTGGTTTCGGTGACGATAGGTCGCGGGCGGCGAAAGTTGGGGCATTGTACCCGTCGGGGAGAGATACAGTTGTCGTTTTATTTGATGTACCTACCCGAAGAGTTGATTGATTATGTTATTTGCCATGAGCTCGCTCATCTAAAATATATGGATCACAGTCCATTGTTTCATGCTTTGTGTAATCGTTATTGTGGGGGCAGAGAACTTTTGTTGCGGAAACAATTGCGTTCTTTTGTATTTTTATTATATTAA
- the rimP gene encoding ribosome assembly cofactor RimP: MIDKKEIEAFVEEGLTGSDCFVVDVQVKPDNVIVVEIDNEEGVDIDRCVALHRFLESKLDRDVEDYELEVGSAGITSPFKVLGQYKKNIGKEVELLTKNGMKLSGILKSADSEKFVVTITKKVKSETSKRKVEVEEDLAFGYDEVKYTKYLIRFK, encoded by the coding sequence ATGATAGATAAAAAAGAAATAGAGGCATTTGTTGAAGAAGGGTTGACCGGAAGCGACTGTTTCGTAGTCGATGTACAAGTAAAACCCGATAATGTGATTGTCGTGGAAATAGACAACGAGGAGGGTGTGGATATAGATCGCTGCGTGGCGTTACATCGTTTTTTGGAATCGAAGCTCGACCGAGATGTCGAAGATTATGAATTGGAGGTTGGGTCGGCAGGGATTACCTCTCCGTTCAAAGTCCTCGGACAGTACAAGAAAAATATAGGCAAGGAAGTGGAATTGTTGACCAAAAACGGCATGAAACTTTCGGGGATATTGAAAAGTGCCGATTCGGAGAAATTTGTCGTGACGATAACCAAGAAAGTAAAGAGCGAAACCAGTAAACGAAAAGTGGAGGTCGAGGAAGACCTCGCTTTTGGATATGATGAAGTAAAATATACAAAATATCTAATCAGATTTAAATAA
- the nusA gene encoding transcription termination factor NusA, translating into MAKKEEPVSMVDTFAEFKELKNIEITTMISVLEESFRNVLAKMFGTDENFDIIVNPTKGDFEIWRNREIVEDGAVTDSNLQVSLSEARKTDPDFEVGEEMTDEVHFEKFGRRAILNLRQTLASKILDLQKDAIYNRYKDKIGELVSAEVYQIWKKEMLLIDDDGNELLLPKAEQIPSDFYRKGETVRAVVLEVDNKNNNPKILVSRTSNEFLRRLFELEVPEIHDGLILIRAIARIPGERAKIAVESYDDRIDPVGACVGVKGSRIHGIVRELRNENIDVINYTANPSLFIQRALSPAKISSIRLNEEEKKAEVFLKPEEVSLAIGKGGLNIKLACMLTGYNIDVYRDIDEEEEEDIYLDEFSDEIDDWVIEALKGIGCATAKSVLALPRETLIEKADLEENTVDEVLAILKAEFEE; encoded by the coding sequence ATGGCAAAAAAAGAGGAACCCGTTAGCATGGTCGATACCTTTGCAGAGTTCAAAGAGTTGAAGAACATCGAAATAACTACGATGATTAGTGTGCTGGAAGAATCTTTCCGCAACGTATTGGCAAAGATGTTCGGGACCGATGAAAACTTCGATATAATCGTGAATCCGACGAAGGGGGATTTCGAAATATGGCGTAACCGTGAGATTGTGGAAGACGGAGCGGTGACCGACAGTAATTTGCAGGTTTCTTTGTCGGAGGCTCGGAAAACCGACCCCGATTTCGAGGTCGGCGAGGAGATGACCGACGAGGTGCATTTCGAGAAATTCGGTCGTCGAGCTATCTTGAACTTGCGCCAAACGCTGGCTTCGAAGATTCTCGATTTGCAAAAAGATGCCATTTACAATAGATATAAAGATAAAATAGGCGAGTTGGTAAGTGCCGAAGTTTACCAGATTTGGAAAAAGGAGATGTTGTTGATCGATGACGACGGTAATGAGTTGTTGCTGCCGAAAGCCGAACAGATACCTTCGGATTTTTACCGGAAAGGTGAGACCGTACGGGCTGTCGTGTTGGAAGTCGATAACAAGAACAATAATCCTAAAATTTTGGTATCCCGCACGTCCAATGAATTTCTTCGCCGTCTTTTCGAGCTCGAAGTGCCCGAAATTCACGATGGTTTGATTTTGATAAGGGCGATTGCCCGTATTCCGGGAGAGCGTGCTAAAATTGCCGTTGAATCGTATGACGATCGTATCGATCCGGTAGGAGCTTGCGTGGGTGTGAAAGGTTCGCGTATACATGGTATTGTTCGGGAATTGCGCAATGAAAATATCGATGTCATTAATTACACGGCTAATCCATCACTGTTTATACAACGCGCTTTGAGTCCGGCTAAGATTTCTTCGATTCGGTTGAATGAAGAGGAGAAGAAAGCAGAAGTATTTCTTAAACCCGAGGAGGTCTCGTTGGCTATCGGTAAAGGCGGCTTGAATATTAAGTTGGCTTGCATGCTTACGGGTTACAATATTGATGTTTACAGAGATATAGACGAGGAAGAAGAGGAGGACATTTACCTCGACGAATTCAGCGACGAAATCGACGACTGGGTGATTGAGGCCTTGAAAGGTATCGGATGCGCCACTGCGAAGAGTGTGCTTGCGTTGCCTCGTGAAACATTGATCGAGAAAGCCGACCTCGAAGAGAACACCGTGGACGAAGTTCTCGCTATTTTGAAAGCGGAGTTTGAAGAGTAA